In Lactuca sativa cultivar Salinas chromosome 5, Lsat_Salinas_v11, whole genome shotgun sequence, the DNA window tttttaaattaaagGGTGCCTATATTTTTATATTAGATTCATATAAACGATATAAAGAAAtcttttttatttattctttTGTACAGATTGAAGCTCATGTGGGGAGTGTCAATGATCTTGCCTTCTCTTACCCAAACAAACAACTTTGCATTGTGACTTGTGGAGAAGACAGATCAATAAAGGTACAAACTTTGTTACACCCTTTActatttaaaattaaattcacattttttaaactcaaaaatatataaatttaaaatctTTATATATAATAGGTCTGGGATGCAGTAACAGGGACAAAACAGTACACATTCGAGGGTCATGAAGCCCCTGTATATTCTGTATGTCCACATTTCAAAGAAAACATTCAGGTATAacaatatataatttaaaatctTTCTCTTTCTTCTCAAATTTATGAAAAATAATTAACTTCTTTATACGTTAGTTTATTTTCTCAACTGCAACGGATGGAAAAATaaaagcatggttatacgacaaCATGGGTtcaagagttgactatgatgcgCCAGGTCATTCATCAACAACAATGGCATACAATGCAGATGGAACAAGGtttcaacttttaaaacttttaaaattccattttTGCCCTTTTGGTCTATGATGCTAAATTAGAACATGGAATATAGGTTATTCTCATGTGGGACAAATAAAGAAGGTGAATCATACATAGTAGAATGGAATGAAAGTGAAGGAGCTGTGAAACGTACATATAATGGGCTTGGAAAACGATCTGTTGGTGTTGTTCAATTTGATACTACAAAAAACCGTTTTCTTGCTGCTGGTGAtgaatttttaattaaattttgggATATGGATAGTGTTAATTTATTAACAACTATTGATGCTGAGGGTGGTTTACCTGTAATTATCCTATCCTATcctattctttttctttttctttttctttttttaaatataatgttTTATAAATCTCTGTCAATAacttactttttaatttttttttttttttttaattcttcagGCTTCTCCTTGCATAAGGTTTAACAAAGAAGGGATTTTATTAGCTGTTTCAACAAATGAAAATGGGATTAAAATTTTAGCAAATCCAGATGGGATTAGGCTGCTAAGAACCATGGAGAATCGTTCTTTTGACCCTTCAAGAGTTGCATCTGCATCTGTCGTGAAGGTATGTAAAATGGCATCAAGAAATTTTgtttcaaagggtaaaatggtcattttgtctGACTGATGAAAAATGTGGAATTGTTAGACTTCCCCGATGAGTACGTTTGGTGCTGCTAATCCGTCTGCTGGACCGAGCATTATGGATAGAGTTCCACCAATGCCATCAATGGTTGCAATGGtaagaaatattaaatattcatttattaatatattaatatatgtaatatataatatttgtaaTGATGTTGACTTTTTTTAAAATTGGTCAAAATTGTAGAATGGTGGTGACAATCGAAGCTTGGTTGATGTGAAGCCTAGAATTGTAGACGAATCAATGGACAAATCACGGATATGGAAACTAACAGAAATCACCGAACCCGCACAATGCCGATCATTACGCCTTCCCGATACAACATCTTCAGCAAtgagggtattttcgtcatttccaTCCTCTTCTACTGTTTCTTTTCTTCACAACAATTCTTATTTTATACTTTACATATTTTTACAGGTTTCAAGATTGATTTATACAAATTCGGGACTTGCAATATTGGCTCTAGCAGCCAATGCGGTTCATAAACTATGGAAATGGCAACGAAATGACCGGAATTCATCTGGGaaggtatttatttattttaattttttctcAATAAAATAAATTGTGAAGGtaacttattttaaaaaaaaaaaatatattttttaggcTACTGCGAATGTTGTCCCTCAATTATGGCAACCTACAAGTGGTATTTTGATGACTAATGTTATCAGTGATGCTACAAACCCTGAAGAAGCTGTTCCATGTTTTGCACTATCAAAAAACGACTCCTATGTTATGTCTGCATCTGGTGGAAAGATTTCTTTGTTCAATATGATGACATTTAAGGTCAcacgttttttttttaatagcatcctacttttgtatttatttatttattattctcATGAATCAATGAAACAACATTGCTTACCACTTTCATGTATATGCAGACAATGACTACATTCATGCCACCACCACCTGCCGCCACATTTCTGGCATTCCATCCACAAGACAATAACATTATAGCAATAGGCATGGAGGATTCTTCTATTCAGATATACAATGTCCGAATCGACGAGGTTGGTtgttaataaatatttaaaaacctaaatttgtatttatttaaatctttTGAAAAACAAACTAATGATTGTTTGTTACAAACAGGTTAAAACAAAGCTTAAAGGGCATAACAAACGAATAACAGGCTTGGCCTTCTCTAACATTCTTAATGTTCTAGTATCTTCCGGAGCCGATTCTCAGGTAACAAAAAcaagtttcaaactttttttATTCCATTTTGGATATTTTTTTTAATGGATTTTTTTATTGTAAAATATAAAGTTGTGTGTTTGGAGCACCGAAGGATGGGAGAAACAAACAAGTAAACACTTACAGATTCCAGCTGGACGTGTTGCTGCTCCTATAGTGGACACACGTGTACAATTCCATAATGATCAAACTCATTTGCTAGCAGTTCATGAAACTCAAATAGCTATTTATGAAGCACCTAAACTTGAACGCCTCAAGCAGGtttgttttttaactttttttattttatttaatttttttgagcTAGCgggtttgactttttgacttacATAAAACACTACAGTGGGTCCCACAAGAAACAAGTGGTTTAATCACACATGCTACTTATTCATGCGATAGCCAATCGATTTACGTGGGTTTTGAAGATGGAAGCGTTTGTATTCTAACCGCCTCTACTCTCAGATTGCGATGTCGTATCAGTTCCACCGCCTACTTGCCTTCAAATCCAAAGTGAGTATTAtatgtaaaatgaccattttgcccttggaagaaaaaaaaaaaacaatatactTAGAAATGATCAATTTAAAGAAAAATTAACCGCTTAACGGTTgagggaccaaaattgcaaattgGTGATGAAAACCGAGGGACGAAAAATGTAATTTTGTAAATTTGTTTTGCAGTTCTCGGGTGTATCCGCTTGTGATTGCTGCACATCCGACAGAAGCGAATCAATTTGCATTAGGATTGACAGATGGCGGTGTGATAGTGCTGGAGCCGCAAGAGTCAGAAGGGAAATGGGGGACATCGCCTCCGCTTGAGAATGGGGCGGGGCCCAGTAGCATGACACCTGGCGCAACAAGTACAACTGATCAAACACAGAGGTAAAAGTTAAAACCAAAACCTCTTTATTAttaaaaaggaaaaggaaaagaaaagagtttactTAGTAGGTACAGGAAGGAGTTGTAGGAGGCAGTGATTGATACCTGGTCTGTAGTGACATTTAGAATCGGGTATTATAGATGAAGATGATGGTGTAAAGTTTTTCGATGAAACTGCAAATCTTTAAAGATATGTTGTCAAGAAGGTTGTGTTTTAACTTTATTATATTAGCACATACAAAAAGGTTTTGGTGGTGACATTGACATTGACATTGTGTTTGTTGATATCAACtctttttattacttgttttttaATCAGATgtatctttatttttattattattatcagtATCATGTGGAGAATTTGGTGGTTTGGGTAAATATTGTTAAAAATTTAAaagtatattaaaatataatcaaaataaaaatattaatagtCAAAATACCATATAAGGCCTTTAAATAACTAACTCATGTAACTTCCAGTTTGAGAGAGCAACCA includes these proteins:
- the LOC111881919 gene encoding topless-related protein 4, encoding MSSLSRELVFLILQFLDEEKFKETVHRLEQESGFFFNIRYFEEMVTNGEWDEVEKYLSGFTKVDDNRYSMKIFFEIRKQKYLEALDKKDRAKAVEILVKDLKVFSAFNEDLFKEITQLLTLENFRDNEQLSKYGDTKSARGIMLGELKKLIEANPLFRDKLNFPTLKNSRLRTLINQSLNWQHQLCKNPKPNPDIKTLFVDHSCGQSQPNGARAPSPVNNPLMGSVPKPAGFPPLGAHGPFQPTPATLPTSLAGWMANPSPVPHPSASAGPLGFNPPNNSALLKRPRTPPTNNPAVDYQTADSEHVLKRTRTFGISEEVNHLPVNILPVGYSGQSHGQSSYSSDDLPKAVVMTLNQGSVVKSMDFHPVQQILLLVGTSTGEVMIWELGSREKLAHKNFKVWDLGACSMPLQAALSSDYTASINRVTWSPDGTLFGVAYSKHVVQIYSYHGGDDLRNHLEIEAHVGSVNDLAFSYPNKQLCIVTCGEDRSIKVWDAVTGTKQYTFEGHEAPVYSVCPHFKENIQFIFSTATDGKIKAWLYDNMGSRVDYDAPGHSSTTMAYNADGTRLFSCGTNKEGESYIVEWNESEGAVKRTYNGLGKRSVGVVQFDTTKNRFLAAGDEFLIKFWDMDSVNLLTTIDAEGGLPASPCIRFNKEGILLAVSTNENGIKILANPDGIRLLRTMENRSFDPSRVASASVVKTSPMSTFGAANPSAGPSIMDRVPPMPSMVAMNGGDNRSLVDVKPRIVDESMDKSRIWKLTEITEPAQCRSLRLPDTTSSAMRVSRLIYTNSGLAILALAANAVHKLWKWQRNDRNSSGKATANVVPQLWQPTSGILMTNVISDATNPEEAVPCFALSKNDSYVMSASGGKISLFNMMTFKTMTTFMPPPPAATFLAFHPQDNNIIAIGMEDSSIQIYNVRIDEVKTKLKGHNKRITGLAFSNILNVLVSSGADSQLCVWSTEGWEKQTSKHLQIPAGRVAAPIVDTRVQFHNDQTHLLAVHETQIAIYEAPKLERLKQWVPQETSGLITHATYSCDSQSIYVGFEDGSVCILTASTLRLRCRISSTAYLPSNPNSRVYPLVIAAHPTEANQFALGLTDGGVIVLEPQESEGKWGTSPPLENGAGPSSMTPGATSTTDQTQR